A region of the Mycoavidus sp. HKI genome:
TTTGCCGAAAGAGCTTATGCACATGATTCGCCGTACACGCCGTGCCAAGCGTGGCCACGACGTTCGGAAAACCAAGCTGCGCTAGGGCGACGACATCCATATAACCTTCCACCACCAACACATAACCTTTTTCACGGATTGCCGCGCGTGCTTCAAACAATCCGTATAATTCGTTGCCCTTATTAAATAGGGGCGTTTCCGGGGAATTCAAATACTTTGGCTCACCTTGTTCAAGTACCCGCCCGCCAAAGCCAATCACATGCCCGCGCATATTACGGATAGGAAACATAATGCGGTCACGAAAGCGATCATAGCGGCGCGGCTGACCCTGCGCATCCGTTTTCTGGCTGTCAATTACAAGGCCTGCCTCGCTCAACTCAGGCGCCCGGTAGGCAGAAAATACTGCGCTTAAATTTTGCCAGTTATCAGGAGCATAACCGAGCCCAAAACGAGCGGCGATTTCTCCGCTTAAGCCGCGCTTTTTTAGATAGGTCACGGCGTTCGTCGCGCCCCGCAATTGTTTACGATAGTAATCGCACGCCTGCCGCATGGTGTCGACCAAGCTGCTGGCTAGATTGCGCGGGCTAGCCGCGACATTATTGCCAGCGGAGTTAAATTGAGGCTCACGCGGCACAGTCAGGCCAGCGGATTGAGCCAATTCAGTCACGGCCTCGACAAATGCCAGGCCCGTATGCTCCATCAAAAAACCAATGGCACTGCCATGTGCGCCGCAGCCAAAGCAATGATAGAACTGCTTGCTCGGACTCACCGTAAAAGATGGGCTTTTTTCCGTATGAAATGGGCATAAGCCCATAAAATTCGCCCCACCCTTCTTTAACTGCACGTACTTACCCACCACCTCAACAATATCAATGCGGTTCAGTAAATCCTGCAAAAAAGTGTGGGGAATCATGATAGAACTGACTCCGATTTGAAACCGCCCTTCTTCCCAGAGCAGTGGGTTATCGGTGGGTTATGGATTAAGTGCTGAGCGTGCACTTTGATAGACACACCAGTAAGGTGCTCGCTTAGAGCAGATACAATAAGCTCATTAACGTGCTGCTGACAATGCCGCTTTAACCTGCATTGAAACCGCTGTCATATCGGCGCGGCCAAGCAGGCTGCTTTTAAGCAACGCCATCACTTTCCCCATATCTTGAGGGCCAACCGCACTTACCTGCGTCATTGCAGCTTGGATTGCGGCGGCAATTTCTTGCTCAGTCAAGGGCTGCGGCATATACACTTGCAATATGACAAGTTCGGCCTCTTCCTTCGCTACCAAATCAAGCCGGCTAGCATTTTGGAATTGAACGATTGAATCTTTTCTTTGCTTAATCAGCTTGTCAATAACACCAAAAATGGCCGTATCATCAAGCTCGATGCGCTCATCAATTTCACGTTGCTTAATCGCGGCCAGCAATAAACGGATCGTCCCTAGTCGATCCGCCTCGCGGGCGCGCATGGCGGCCTTCATGTCCTCGGTAATGCGATTTTTGAGAGTCATGATGTGCTTTCCATCCAATGTTTGCTACTCAGAAGTTTGCTTACTCAGAAAAGCAGCAGGCCAGCAACAGTTAAAAAATTAATAGAGTTTTTTAGGCAGCATCTGACCACGCAAACGCTTGAAATGACGCTTGACTGCGGCTGCTTTTTTACGTTTACGCTTAGCTGTTGGCTTTTCGCGAAACTCGCGTGCGCGCAACTCAGTTAAAAGTGCATTTTTTTCAATTGTGCGCTTAAAGCGCCGCATTGCTACTTCGAACGGTTCGTTCTCTTTAACGCGAATAGTGGTCATGTGTTCAGAGTGAGTTTATAAAATTTAGGGCAATTCAAAGGTCGACATTATAGCATAGGGAAAGAAATTAACTTATGTCATCTATATGATTTTTCAGGATGCTGCGATATGTATTGCTGAATACGCGGTGCGGTGCGTGCCTTGCATTCACAAATTGACATGCATCGCGCCTATGGCGGTATCGTGCCTGAACTGGCTTCGTGCGATAGTATTCGGCGCGCGCTCCCCTTACTCTAACAGACCTTGGAGCAACCGCCATTACGCCCGCGGCGATTGACGCAATTGCGTTTAGAAGATTGAATCCGTTGAGGAAAACGACCTACCGGTGACAAGCTGGATACACGTATCTTTTGTCGCGCTCACTGGACGCCATCCATATATCTAACGATGAGATATTACATAAGTGCTAAAATTTTATCTTCAGAAAGCTTGGTCACTTGCTTGATAAAATCAAGCGCCACACCTTCCGCCAACATATTTCTAGCTATTTCAAGCTTAGCTTCTTGCAAGCCTTTTTGATGTCCCTTCTCAATCCAATCTACATTCCGCTACCCCTCATTTAAAAACTTGAATTTCGAACGGTTAGATCAGATCATACATATTAACCTCTAGGATAAAGTAATGTTAGTAAGCAAAATTGTTTTGTTCGCATCGATATTATTTGCTGCAGCAAATATCCCGGGTCCCAATATTGTCTTTTTAGTGGCACATGTATTATCTAAAGGAAACAAAGGAATAGCGTATTATATTTTTGCCATGTTGCTTGGGGAAGCTCTCTGGCTGTCTGTTGCTTACCTAAGTTTAAGTGCTTTACCCGGACATGCCGATTATATTATTACTATTATCAAATGGTTAGGCGCAACATATCTGATGTATATTGCTTTTAATTTATGGAAAGCGGATTCTAGTATTGAAGCTTCCAGACAAGAAATGACTTCAAAAAATATGTTTGCCGCTGGAATATTCCTGAGTATCGGGAACCCAAAGATAATGATATTTTATGTTTCGGTCTTGCCATTTTTCGTTAGCGGTGCTGATCGAAAGTTTACTTTACTGCTTATCCTAGTAGCAACCATGGCGGTTGTGGTGGGATTCGTCTATGCAATCTGGTTAATCTTTGCAACAAAGCTCAGAAACCTTTTTGGGTCACCGAGATTCATCGGGCTATTGAATAAAGGATGTGCCTTGCTGATGATCGTGTGTGCTACTTTTATTGCATTGAGCAAGTAACGCAAAAATATCTAAGAGAGGCGAGAGCTTTCAGGAACAAAGAATATCTCGCCTCTCTTGCCTTTAATATCTAAGCTTTTCCATAAAATTATTGCTCATAGAAACTTCATATTTTTCGAAGCGGAGCCGATCTTCTCGCCGCACAGTGACGGCATAATGCTGATTGATCAGCCATTTGTAGTTTTCGTCCCGCGTATCCGGAATTTCATCGCATTTATCTTTAGCAAATTTGCTATAGAAATAGTAGGTAATCTCTTCAAGTCGAGCTAATCCCTGGTCCGTAAACCGGATGCCATGTATCGATTTGTCTAGCTCAATCAGATCAAGCGAGTGCAAGGCATTGAGTGTTTTGCCCATTATCTTGTCAATGCTTACATTATAGTTTTTCTCTATTGCAAGTAGATTCTCTGTTTTGACATTTGCAAGGCCGAATATTATTTTTCGCCTGGCGCGTTCCTCATTGTCATATTGACCAATCCGCCATATCGCTGGGTATCCTTCATTAATCCTCTTTCGGTGTTCTTCTGTAGAGCAAAAGTTGAAATATTGTCCAGCCCAATCATTATGAGGCCCATTGAGATAGCCGAAGGATGACGGACCAAACCCGATCAGGTTAACGCATTCAAATTTGTCTGCTTGCTGTTCTGGACGTATAGCAGGGCGATGCAGATACGAAATTGGCCCATCAATAAATCCTTTGTCATGAAGAGCCATTCGAGCCATCAGCCACATATTGGCGCGTGTGCTAGAGTCATTGAACGCTTCCGGGTTCAGTTCTAATTTTTTGGAAATTGGGTCGCTCTCCCTCATAATAGTGGGAAAGACATTTATAACACTCAGTTCTTTTATCTCAGATAGCGTTTCCACAGTAGAGTACATGGAGTCATACGTTTCATACGGGAGTCCTGCCATGAGCGCAGTAATAAATGATGTAAATCCTTCTTCGATACAAATTTCTACAAGTCTCAAATAATCATCGAGTGATGAGTTTTTTCTTTGGATAAAATCAAGCGTTTTTTGGTTTCCGCTTTCCAAATCAATTACCAGGTCAGTGAATCCAAAGCTTTTGAGGATCCTTAGCTTTTCCCTAAGATAATTCTCATCATAATGCTTCGGATAGATTTCAGTTTTTATTTCAGCATCGCTCTGAATGTCTAAATATTTTTCGCATGCTTTCAGTAGCCGAACAAGGCCCTGATTGGTCATCAACGAGGGAGTCCCTCCACCGAGTTGTAGTGACCGTGCCTTGATACGCTGTCCCATGATCTGGGTATTTAGTTGCAGTTCGGCTATAAGTGTATCAATGACTTCTGTCTCACGTCTCTCCACGTTGTCTAAACTGGTTATCTTCTTGTGAAAATGACAAAATGAGCATAGTTGCTCACAGAAAGGGTAATGGAGATATACTTCAAATGTACTACCCGCCATCTCCGACAATATCTCTTTAGCTCTCTGGCCACTGATTTCTGACATGGCTCGAAGAGGATAATAATGGGATATGTAATAGAAGCCGTGAAAGGTTCGCCTTATTCCGAATTCATCAAGGCGTTGTAAGCCCGTTTCAAATACCTTTGCCTTCTCTTTATAATGAGCCGCTGCAGCATTCATTATCGGGTGCAATTCGGCGTAACTGTCAATGGGGTACTGAGCTTCAGTTAGGGATAAAATTTGTTTCATTTAGTTCCTCACAATTTTCTATGCTCACTATGTCCTGTATTTCTTATAACCTACATTCCACTACCCCCGCTTTCAACGAACAGTATTTAAAGTTATTGATTTATAATAACTATTTATATTTTCTTTGACGGCCGTTCGGCTAGCGAGCCGCTTACTATGCTTCTAAAAGCTTGATTTTCGGGCTGGATCCTACGTATTGCTATTGCCACCTTTTTAAGAAAAAAATGTAACTTATTGATATATAAGAATTATTTTTTCTTAAAAAATGAGGGGAGGTAGCGACATGTAGGATCCAATATTGTGCAATCGACGTAATGTCCTCCTGATAATGTGGTGCATGGCTAATCACAAATTGGACAAACTACTGTTGATCCATTCCTCAATCTTCTTTTGCTAGATAATATAGCAATATTCTTATTTTTTCAATCGCTAATGGATAGCGCTTAAAGAGTTCGAATACCTTAGGCACGAGTTGCGAAAAATCCAAACTGCAGATGCATTTTTACGCTAATTTCATTACTGCACAAAACTTATGCGTCATCAATACATCATCCGGTATGGCTGATAGCGCAATCAGTTGGATGGATTTTGTCAGCGCAAATATTTCTTGTGCTATCGCTTTGTGCCTGAAGCATTCCAACAGACTGAGCGGGCCTCTATAAGGGGCTGCTCAGTGATAAAAAATCAGCGGCAGGACCACGGGTAGCAAGGTATCACCTTGATTCAGGTGCTGCTTCATAATGGCGCTTTGATAGCGCCATAACTTAAATGGATCAGTTTGCCCACAGCACTCTCGTGTTTGAGCAAAATATACGCCGAGCTTGGTCTTTTGCTACGCGAATTGAGTAGACTAGATCGCAATCGCTTAATCGTTGTTAGTCATGTGCTACACATTCTGTCACGGCGTCCAAACGATGATGGGAGTTGAACCTAATCCGGAGAGCAGGGCATTCGCAATATGAGACAATGCTTCAGGCTGCCAAAAATTTGTTTGGCGAACATCAAGAGGGTGAGCATCCATCGCAAGCCGCATTTATCTCTGTTTGACGAAAATAGACTTCGGTAGCAGCTAAACCTTAAACAAAACTCTCGTTAACTTATTATCTTTATGCTCGTTTTCGGTATCGAAAGTTCTTGCGACGAAACCGGACTCGCGTTTTATGAAACAGAACGCGGTCTATTGGCGCATGCCTTGCATTCACAAATTGACATGCATCGCGCCTATGGCGGTGTCGTGCCTGAACTGGCTTCGCGCGATCATATTCGGCGCGCGCTGCCCCTCCTGCAACAGATCTTGGAGCAAGCTGCCATTACGCCCGCGGCGATTGACGCGATTGCGTTTACGCAAGGCCCCGGACTCGCCGGCGCGTTACTGGTAGGCGCGAGCATTGCCAATGGCCTTGGCCTAGCGTGGGATAAGCCGGTGATTGGCATCCATCATTTGGAAGGACATTTGCTCTCGCCATTACTGGCCAACGATCCACCCTCATTTCCGTTTGTTGCCTTATTGGTCTCGGGCGGCCATACGCAGTTAATGCGCGTGACCGATATCGGCGACTACGAAATGTTAGGTGAAACGCTCGATGATGCGGCGGGTGAGGCATTTGATAAGACCGCGAAATTGCTTGGGCTAGATTATCCGGGCGGCCCGGCTGTGTCACAGTTAGCGACCACCGGTACGCCAGGAGCGGTTGTTCTGCCACGGCCAATGCTCCACTCAAAAGATCTCGACTTCAGTTTTAGCGGTCTTAAAACAGCAGTGCTCACGCAGGTAAAGCAATACGGCCAGCCACTTGACGAACAGGCCAAGGCAAATCTTGCCCGCGGTTTTGTCGATGCCGCAGTTGATGTCCTCACCGCAAAATCCGTGCAGGCCCTTAAACAAACGGGCCTAAGCAGGCTGGTCGTGGCCGGCGGAGTGGGCGCTAATCAGCAGTTGCGCGCCGCGCTTAAAGTCGCGGCACAAAAGTATGCCTTTGATGTGCATTATCCAGACCCAGAATTATGTACCGATAATGGCGCAATGATTGCGCTGGCTGGTGCGCTCAGGTTGCAGCGTTGGCCGGAACAAGCCAATAAGCATTACGCTTTTACGGTGCGGCCACGCTGGGATTTGGCTGCGATTTAAATGCTGCTCGGCCTCAGTACCTCAATTTAAGCACGCTTTGAGGTGCTTTGCTGCTTGTCGCATTCATTGCGGCTTGGTTCCCACTCATTGCCGCTTGTCGCACTCAATCAGCGCATAAGCGCTGTGATTGTGAATAGACTCGAAATTTTCAGCTTCAAGCATATAGGCGACCACCCGATCATCTTGATTAAGCCGGCTCGCCACATCGCGCACCAAATCTTCGACAAATTTTGGATTGTCATACGCGCGTTCGGTCACAAATTTTTCATCTGGCCGCTTTAATAGCCCCCATAACTCACAAGAGGCGGACTCTTCGGCAATTCGTATGAGTTCCTCAACCGGGAGTTGATGATCATTTAACTCAGCTTTGATGATCAGGTGCGAACGCTGATTATGCGCGCCGTATAAAGAAATTTCTTTTGAGCATGGGCATAAGCTCATCACCGGTACCAGCACTTTCAAAAAAATCCGACTGCTATCGTCACGCGCTTCGCCAATAAAGCTGACTTCATAATCAAGCAAGCTTTGGGCGCCGGATACCGGCGCGGTTTTATTGATAAAGTAGGGAAAAGTGGCCTCAATTCGACCTGCTGTGGTCTCTAATTTAGCCAGCATCTTCATCAGCATTGCCTGAAATCCGGCTAGGTCAAGCGGTATTGCCTCCCCCGTCACCGCGTCTATCGTGCTTGCTTGGAGTAACTCGATAAAGCGCGACATATGCGTGCCTTTTTGCTCACTTGGCAAATACACATCCAGGTCAAAAAGGCCAATGGTTGGCTGGCTAGCGCCCGTGGCGCTGCGCACCGTGAGCGGATGGCGCACGGCTTTGATACCCACCCGCTGAATCGGGATTTGGCGGGTATCAATACTGCCCTGCACATCGGACATAACAAAAACGGGGTTCAATACATTACTCATAGCAACACATTCCTGCGCTTTTTATATAACTCATTCTGGCGCGTTAGCGCCTAAATTTGGGTTTGTATGGGTGGGAAAACGCTGACGAATGGCTTGCACAATACCAGCGCTATCCAAGCCACAATTTGCCAGCAGCCGCGCTGGGTCACCTTGAGCAATAAAATCATCAGGCAAGCCCAATTGTAAAACAGGCCGCTGAATGCCTGCGGCTAATAGGCTTTCAATACAGGCTGAACCCGCCCCACCCATCACGCACCCTTCTTCAACAGTGACCAACACGTCATGCGATTGGGCGAGTTGCTGCACGAGGGCGTCATCCAGCGGCTTGATGAAGCGCATATTTGCTACGCTGGCATTCAGTATATTCGCTGCCGCCAAGCTTGGCGCAACCATCGCGCCAAAGGCCAGAATCGCAATGCGCTGGCCAGCGGGTTGACTAGAGGTGCGTCGCACCTCACCTTTGCCAAGCGGTAATGCGCTCATCTGTTTCTCTACGGTGACGCCAGGGCCTACGCCACGTGGATACCGCACTGCGGTCGGGCCTGGCTGTTGTAGTGCTGTGTAAAGCATTTGCCGGCACTCGTTTTCATCCGATGCCGCCATCACCGTCATATTTGGCAGACAGCGCAAAAACGCAATATCATAAGCGCCGGCATGTGTTGCGCCATCTGCGCCGACGAGGCCAGCACGGTCAATGGCAAACAATACCGGGAGATTTTGTAGCGCGATATCATGAATCAATTGATCATAAGCACGCTGCAAAAAAGTAGAGTAAATCGCCACCACGGGTTTTAACCCTTCAACCGCCAAGCCGCCGGCAAAAGTCACGGCATGTTGCTCAGCAATACCAACATCGTAATAACGATCAGGGAAACGTTGCTCAAATTCAATCAGGCCCGAACCTTCGCGCATGGCAGGTGTAATGCCAACCACTCGCTCATCTTGCTCAGCGATATCGCACAGCCACTCACCAAACACCTGTGTATAGGTTTTGCGAGCCGCAGCAGCACTCTTAATGCCCTCGGCCGGGTTGAATTTTCCGGGGCCATGATAGAGCACTGGATCAGCTTCAGCCAGGCTGTAACCCTGCCCTTTTTTAGTGATGACATGCAGAAATTGCGGCCCTTTCAGTTCTTTGAGATTTTGGAGCGTTGGAATCAGGGATTTCAAATCGTGACCATCAATTGGGCCAATGTAGTTGAAACCAAATTCCTCAAAGAGCGTAGCAGGCGCCACCATGCCTTTCGCGTGTCCCTCTATCCGGCGCAAAAATTCGAGCACTGGCGGAGCACCGCTTAAGAGTTGTTCGATGCCTTTTTTAGCCGTCGCATAAAAGCGACCAGAGATCAGCCGCGCGAGGTAGCGATTTAACGCTCCCACGGGCGGAGAAATCGACATCTCGTTATCGTTTAAGATTACGATCAAGGGCACATCGTCATAAATACCGGCATTATTCATTGCTTCAAAAGCCATGCCAGCAGTCATCGCCCCATCGCCAATCACGGCAATCGCAAAACGCTCCTCGCCTTTTAATTGACTGGCGCGCGCCATTCCAAGCGCGGCTGAAATCGAGGTGCTTGAATGCGCTGTGCCGAACGTATCATATGCAGATTCGCGGCGGCATGGAAAGCCAGAAAGCCCACCTAACTGACGCAGCGTTGACATGGCTTCGCGCCGGCCAGTCAGAATTTTATGAGGATAGGCTTGGTGCCCCACATCCCACACAATCCGGTCATCAGGTGTATTGAAGACATAGTGCAGCGCAATCGTAAGTTCAACCGTGCCCAGATTAGAGGACAAGTGCCCCCCCGTACGCGATACGCTATCGAGTATAAAAGCACGCAATTCATCGGCTAAGCGCTCTAACTGGCTATGCTTAAGTCGACGTAGCTCAGCTGGCTCATTAATCGTATTTAACAACTTATACATGTGACTCCATTCTCATTGTGGCTCCACTCTAATAGGGAAGTTTTAACCCTTTTTTAGCTAGGGCGGCTCTGGCTAGCACTAAAAAAGCGCAACGAAGATACATCATAGATAGGTTTAACCTACACGCTCAACCATTAAGATAGGCTTAACATAGCGTTCAACCATTAAAGGCGGGTTAACATACACGTTCAACCATTAAATCAGCTAAGCGGGCGAGCCAACCCGCTTGCTCTCCAAGTGGCGCAAGCGCTACTTGCGCTTGCTGATGCAATTGGCTAACCAAACGCTGCGAGGCGTCTAGTCCAAGTACGGAGACATAGGTTGGCTTGCCGTTTTGGCTATCTTTGCCCGCTGTTTTGCCAAGCGTTGCCGAATTTGCACTCACATCAAGAATATCGTCCACCACCTGAAAGGCAAGTCCAATCGCAGTAGCATAGTGATCCAGCGCCTGTTTAACGGCGCCCGTCTCTTGGCCACAGGCAGCGCCCATGCGCACTGCGGCGGCCAATAAAGCCCCGGTTTTCATCCGGTGCATGGTTTCCAGCGCGGTTAGCGAAAGCGGGCCACCGACGCTTTGCAAATCAATCATTTGCCCCCCAGCCATGCCTAGCGAACCGCTCGCCGTGGCTAACTCGCGCACCAGCACGGCCTGCAGCGAGCCCGCCAGCGAGTTTTGGGTCAAACTAATAAAAGCCTGTGCCTGCAACGCATCGCCGACCAATAACGCAGTCGCTTCACCATACGCGATATGGACTGCGGGTTTGCCATGCCGCAAATCATCGTTATCCATCGCCGGCAGATCATCATGGACCAGCGAATACGCATGAATCATCTCCAGCGCAGTTGCCGCGACATCAAGCGTCGCAGAGGGCGCTCCCGTGATACTGCCCGCCGCATGACAGAGCAACGGCCGGATGCGCTTGCCATGACCCAACAACGCATAGCGCATCGCCTGATGCAACCGGCTCGGTTGCTGGGCAACGGTAGGTAAATAAGTATCCAGCGCTTGTTCAGTGCGGGCCACAATAGCCTGCCGCCATGTCTCAAAATTCATACAAATTTACGTACCGAGCGGCGCATTGCCAGTTTCAAGCGGTTTGAGCATTTCACCATCGAGCACGCGGACTTGCTGTTCTACCTTTTCAAGTTGCAGCCGGCAATATATCATTAAGCTGACCCCGCGCCGATAAGCATTGAGCGATGCCTCAAGGCTCAAACCGCCCTCTTCCATCTGTCTAATGAGGGCCTCAAGCTCAACCAGAGCCGCTTCATAGTTGCTCGGTAGCGAGTCGGCAGCGAGTTCCCCCACACCGTCTTTAAGTTCGAGTTGAGCGGACTGAGCTTTAACCATGGGTTTTCAAATTGGACCAAATTCCATATTATATGCTGATGTTTAGGTTAAATTAATGGCCTAATCGTGTTCGGTATGCTTTCTTTTCGGTTTAATGCTTAAATTTTGAAAACTATTCCTCAAACAGATCCGGCTCGTGCCGCTCTGAGCGCAGTTGCCACCTCGCCTGAGATTGCCATTATCGGCGGTGGGCTGGTGGGCCGCTTAATCGGCTGGCAGTTGGCCCGTAGCGGGCGCCGAGTGGCGCTTTATGAACGGGGAGATGCGGCTGGCAGCCAGGCCGCCGCCTGGGTCGCAGCCGGTATGTTAGCGCCGCTGGCGGAAGCTGCGCTCTCTGAAGCCTTGATTGCCGAGCTCGGCATGGAGTCGCTTGAACTCTGGCCGACTATCTTGGCTAAATTGCCAGAGCCGGTATTTTTTCAGCGCCATGGCACCCTGGTCATCTGGCATACGGCAGATCGTACCCAAGCCCAGTTATTTGAACAGGGCATGCGCGCTCATCTGTCCGCTGACCTGCAACAACACGGTATTATTAAGCTGCAAGGTGCAGCGATGCAAGCCACTGAGCCGGCGCTGGGCGCGCGCTTTTCGCAAGCCCTGCTGCTGCCGCACGAAGGTCAACTCGACAACCGACAACTGCTCACCGCTTTAGCCGCAGGACTGGCCCAGCATCAGGCCGAGTTGCACTGGGGGACGACGATTGACGATCGCGCGTTACCTAGCGCTGGCCTGGTGATAGACTGCCGCGGACTGGGCGCCCAACAAAGCTGGCCCGCCTTACGTGGGGTGCGCGGCGAAGTCATCCGGATCCATGCTCCAGGCATTGGCCTGAGCCGACCGATACGGCTTCTGCATCCACGTTACCCGCTGTATATTGCCCCGAAAGAAAACGATGTATACGTGATTGGCGCCACTGAAATTGAAAGCGAAGATCAATCAGCTGTCAGTGTGCGCAGTGCGCTTGAATTACTAAGCGCCGCTTTTTCGGTACACCCAGCATTTGGTGAAGCACGGATTCTTGAGTTCAATACACAATGCCGCCCAACTTTGCCGGATCACCTGCCCGCCATTACCTGGGATGGAGCACGTATACTACGCATTAACGGCTTATCTCGGCATGGCTATTTAATTGCGCCGGCCATCTGCCAGCAAGCGCTCGCTATGATTGAGCGGCTGCTTGACGGCACCATCGTCAATGCCGATACATTTAACATATGGCGCCAGCAGACACGCTGGCCCAGCTTATTTCAAACAACTCATCTGCCCGCTATAGGTTAATTTATGCAAGTTCTACTTAATCAACGCTCTTTCGAGCTACTCCCCAGCGCCAGCTTGGCCGATGCCCTGGCGGCGTTCGGTGCGCATCCGCCGTTTGCAGCAGCGGTTAATGGGGTCTTTGTGGCCCAGGTAGATTATTTTCAGCATCTGCTCAAAGATGGCGATTGCATCGATGTTGTGCAGCCAGTTATGGGCGGATAAAAAATTAAAAAAGTTGATAACAATCATTTATTTACAACATATATCTTGAGTATTCAATGAACTTGATCACACCTCCTGACGACACCTTAACGCTCTACGGCCAAACCTTTTGCAGCCGTGTATTGCTCGGCACCGCCCGTTATCCATCATTACAAATTCTCAGTGATTCCATTGAAGCCGCGCAGCCGGCGTTATTGACGGTTGCCTTACGCCGCCAGATGAGTGCAGCAGCATCGGACACCGGTTTTTTCACCACACTTAAAAACCATGCGATCCCTTTTTTACCTAACACCGCGGGCTGCCATACCGTGCCAGAAGTGCTCGCCACGGCTGAGATGGCGCGCGAAGTGTTTGGCACGGACTGGATCAAGCTCGAACTGATTGGTGATGACTACACCTTACAACCCGATACCATCGGCTTAGTCGAGGCCGCAGCCAAGCTCGTACAAGCAGGCTTTAAAGTGCTGCCCTATTGCACCGAGGATCTGGTGGTTGGACAACGCTTGCTGGATGCGGGTTGCGAGGTGCTGATGCCATGGGGCGCACCGATTGGCACCGGCAAAGGCATCGTTAATCCTTATGGTTTACGTTTATTACGCGAACGACTGCCCGACGTGCCGTTAATCGTCGATGCGGGCCTTGGCGTCCCCTCCCATGCGTGTCAAGTGATGGAATGGGGCTTTGATGCCGTGCTATTAAATACTGCCGTCTCGCAAGCCACTTACCCGGTACAAATGGCACGCGCGTTTACTGAAGCAGTCCAGGCCGGTCGTCGCGCTTATTTAGCTGGACCGATGCCGGTACGCGATAGCGCGCAGGCCAGCACCCCGGTAGTCGGCATGCCGTTTTGGCATCAAGCTCCAACGCCATAAGAACAACCTAAAATATGAACGGGCAAACCTCTGCACACGCGTTATCGAGCCACATAACATTTTGGCCGCCTGCGGCCCCGCTGCTAGCCGCAACCATGCGTATTCGCGCTCATTTAGGCCAGTGGCCATCGCCTGCTGTACGGTGGCGTTTATGCAGCGCTCCGCCCCAGTCTATTGACGCGAATGATTTAATCATTCTGCATAGCGACACGCTTACGAAGGATGCCGATCAGCAT
Encoded here:
- a CDS encoding thiazole synthase; translated protein: MNLITPPDDTLTLYGQTFCSRVLLGTARYPSLQILSDSIEAAQPALLTVALRRQMSAAASDTGFFTTLKNHAIPFLPNTAGCHTVPEVLATAEMAREVFGTDWIKLELIGDDYTLQPDTIGLVEAAAKLVQAGFKVLPYCTEDLVVGQRLLDAGCEVLMPWGAPIGTGKGIVNPYGLRLLRERLPDVPLIVDAGLGVPSHACQVMEWGFDAVLLNTAVSQATYPVQMARAFTEAVQAGRRAYLAGPMPVRDSAQASTPVVGMPFWHQAPTP
- the thiS gene encoding sulfur carrier protein ThiS — translated: MQVLLNQRSFELLPSASLADALAAFGAHPPFAAAVNGVFVAQVDYFQHLLKDGDCIDVVQPVMGG
- a CDS encoding FAD-dependent oxidoreductase, which encodes MSAVATSPEIAIIGGGLVGRLIGWQLARSGRRVALYERGDAAGSQAAAWVAAGMLAPLAEAALSEALIAELGMESLELWPTILAKLPEPVFFQRHGTLVIWHTADRTQAQLFEQGMRAHLSADLQQHGIIKLQGAAMQATEPALGARFSQALLLPHEGQLDNRQLLTALAAGLAQHQAELHWGTTIDDRALPSAGLVIDCRGLGAQQSWPALRGVRGEVIRIHAPGIGLSRPIRLLHPRYPLYIAPKENDVYVIGATEIESEDQSAVSVRSALELLSAAFSVHPAFGEARILEFNTQCRPTLPDHLPAITWDGARILRINGLSRHGYLIAPAICQQALAMIERLLDGTIVNADTFNIWRQQTRWPSLFQTTHLPAIG
- a CDS encoding polyprenyl synthetase family protein translates to MNFETWRQAIVARTEQALDTYLPTVAQQPSRLHQAMRYALLGHGKRIRPLLCHAAGSITGAPSATLDVAATALEMIHAYSLVHDDLPAMDNDDLRHGKPAVHIAYGEATALLVGDALQAQAFISLTQNSLAGSLQAVLVRELATASGSLGMAGGQMIDLQSVGGPLSLTALETMHRMKTGALLAAAVRMGAACGQETGAVKQALDHYATAIGLAFQVVDDILDVSANSATLGKTAGKDSQNGKPTYVSVLGLDASQRLVSQLHQQAQVALAPLGEQAGWLARLADLMVERVC
- the dxs gene encoding 1-deoxy-D-xylulose-5-phosphate synthase, which produces MYKLLNTINEPAELRRLKHSQLERLADELRAFILDSVSRTGGHLSSNLGTVELTIALHYVFNTPDDRIVWDVGHQAYPHKILTGRREAMSTLRQLGGLSGFPCRRESAYDTFGTAHSSTSISAALGMARASQLKGEERFAIAVIGDGAMTAGMAFEAMNNAGIYDDVPLIVILNDNEMSISPPVGALNRYLARLISGRFYATAKKGIEQLLSGAPPVLEFLRRIEGHAKGMVAPATLFEEFGFNYIGPIDGHDLKSLIPTLQNLKELKGPQFLHVITKKGQGYSLAEADPVLYHGPGKFNPAEGIKSAAAARKTYTQVFGEWLCDIAEQDERVVGITPAMREGSGLIEFEQRFPDRYYDVGIAEQHAVTFAGGLAVEGLKPVVAIYSTFLQRAYDQLIHDIALQNLPVLFAIDRAGLVGADGATHAGAYDIAFLRCLPNMTVMAASDENECRQMLYTALQQPGPTAVRYPRGVGPGVTVEKQMSALPLGKGEVRRTSSQPAGQRIAILAFGAMVAPSLAAANILNASVANMRFIKPLDDALVQQLAQSHDVLVTVEEGCVMGGAGSACIESLLAAGIQRPVLQLGLPDDFIAQGDPARLLANCGLDSAGIVQAIRQRFPTHTNPNLGANAPE
- a CDS encoding exodeoxyribonuclease VII small subunit, with amino-acid sequence MVKAQSAQLELKDGVGELAADSLPSNYEAALVELEALIRQMEEGGLSLEASLNAYRRGVSLMIYCRLQLEKVEQQVRVLDGEMLKPLETGNAPLGT